Below is a genomic region from Venturia canescens isolate UGA chromosome 1, ASM1945775v1, whole genome shotgun sequence.
GGGGTAGTATTTGGTCATGGTAGAGATATGAAGCTTGATTTGTTGGGTGTAGATGAATTTTGGTATAGATGCTTCTGGTAGAATTAAATTTTGATAGAAATGTTTCTGGTCGAACTGTAATGTGTCCTTTAACATGAAACCAACTCTTGAATTCAATTGCcaataaaatcgaaagaatCTCTGTCGTCGAATCTTTCGAAACAAAACAACTCTAGCGACATCTGTATTTACATTTGGAACTAGACTCCGACTTTAGGCTAAGTTGTTGAGTTCTGCATAACCAAATCGATCTCatatatcaacaatttttgcgCTACCTCCGTCGACAATCGCGGCGTAACTAGTCAGTCTGCGGTAAGAGGGAATAGGGGTACATTCtacttggacgctgacagCGTTTTCAACTTGGCATTGTAAACGTAAACGCTACAAGCGTTTAGATGGATGCGTTTAGAATTGTGTTCTCAACGCTCCCGACGTTCAACTGGTTGAACGCATCCACAGAGAGATCGTCTGTTATCTCTGTTATCGTACTACCGCTCGTTTCGCTGTCTTCACTTTCGATGAATCCAGTGTTATTTCgtcgagtaattgaaaaagaacaaatCACTTGTTGGTTACGCCATTTTGTAATCGCACCAAGTCGAACATGACGTGAACGCAACCAGCGTCACCGCGCATTTCAAATCGCGAACACGTTTTAGCGTTATTAGCGTTATTAACATATAACGCTATTAACGctgtcagcgtccaagtaGAATGTACCCTAGTTGGCTGCGTTCACGGAGGTACGGGGTTTGCAAGCAATAGTTTGCATTGGACAGAAAAGAGAGAGCACGTTTCTCGTGGTGGTAAAGTTCTTATTCTCGGATCGCGAAGGCCGTGGTCCGTGGTCGTGGTCGTCGTGGTAGCTTTGGCCTCGCTCGCTCGTCTCGCGCTGGCTTGCCATTTTGTGACGCTTCTCGTATATAAATCTTCGTAAACAAAGTTATATCAGTAATACGTCTCAATAATAAAGTTTTAAGGCCGGGACAATGTCCAAACGGAGGATTGAAGTTGTAGACCCTTACGTCAAGAGACGAGCGTGAGTataactaaaaaaaataaggaatCAACAATCacgagaaaaattgattttcttccGGAACTCGACATTTCGCGCTTAGAGCACACGCTATGAGCTATTTATCCTATtgccgtattttttttcaatcattctcATATCAACGATCGACAATTTCCATGAAGTTGACAGTTCTTTTTAACAAATGATTTTAATATTGGCATAATATTTTCCTCATTTTGTGTACTCAATGGGGTTTTCGTGGACCggagaaaaaatcaacttCGCACATGAGGGTCTTGCTGTTCGTATTGTAACAATACTATTTCACCACTAAGAATTGACGTTCTCTTCACTTTATTAGCATTTATATTGAGGATGTACAATTTTCTACctgtcattatttttccattaatttcgACACGACCTAGAAAATTTGCTTAACTATTTAATAACGTGACATTATGAAATTATGACGAAGTTGCGTATTCCTTCATGGCTGTTGTTTTTATAAAACGTAATCATTGAAAGTTATTTGTATATTCCAAGATTATTCTCAGTAAATTTACAGGCGAAACTTTGAgactgaaaaattattgagttTATAATGAATTTACTAAAGTAAAACATAATGCGCTGGTAAACCTGTGAGATTTAAGACACATAcccatatatatttataaaacatttACATTCATAATCTGCACCATGTCATAAAgtatataaatagaaattttctcttttgtATGAGAATgagtcaaatttcaaaattaattaCTATGATCATGCATGGTCatgattcaaaaaaatttagaaacaGCAATGTAGAGTCAAACTGATATTAGCCACTTGTTTGGCTAACCTCAATATGGCAGAAGTGCCTCCAGAGCCTCCAGGAACCTGCCTGTTATATGTGttaattcatgaaaataccATATTACTATACAAAAATTCGCGACAAAATAGTCAGAAAAAATCCACCTGAAAATAGTAGGGTTGAATTCAGAGGCAATAtcgtaagaataaaaaaaatatattgaataaaaaaatggcttaAAAAGGTTGTAGTTGCAgaagacaaaaaattttccatactTCATCATGTTTGTAAACATAATTAACTCGAAAACCATATTTTCTTGCAATAAGTCttcagaaaaattcaaaatttatctaTCTATTTgatatgaaaattaaaaataatggtaGAAAAAAAGATCTTTTTCTATTTGATTAATGAAAACTTCAAATCAACAATAGAGACAACCCAGTTTAAGTCCATAAAATTCTTTACGGTATACGAATGTCAAATTTAGTTGGAGTAACCTGAGAAAGTTGAGAGACAACCATTTTTAGTTTACTAAATACAAATATTAATATAGAGTAAAACCATGgggaaaaatcaatcaaatgtttttcatttgaGATCATTCATTTAAGTGAcaaacgatgttaaaaaaagGTTTCATCATAGacatttcatgaatttcttaTTGTACAGAGATGGTCAAGAAAATGTACCATCACCGGTACAGGTGGGAAACAGTACATCGGCACAGCTGAATCCCTACACAGGACTGCCTTACACTCGTAGATATCATGATTTTCTGAAGAAGAGAATAACCTTACCAGTCTTTGAGTACAGAAGTGACTTTATGAGACTATTGGCACAACATCAGTGTATCGTACTGGTGGGTGAGACAGGTTCTGGGAAAACAACTCAGATACCGCAATGGTGCGTGGAATATTCAATCTCtgtgggaaaaaaaggagtaGCTTGTACGCAACCCAGAAGAGTAGCAGCGATGTCGGTGGCACAACGAGTTTCTGAAGAAATGGATGTAATTTTGGGAATGCAAGTTGGTTACAGTATTCGTTTTGAGGATTGTAGCTCGGTTCATACAGTCCTAAAATACATGACCGATGGTATGTTATTGCGGGAAGGTATGTCTGATCCCATGCTCGAAGCTTATCAAGTAATATTATTGGACGAAGCTCACGAGAGGACACTTGCAACCGATTTACTCATGGGAGTACTGAAAGAAGTAATAAAACAAAGATCCGATTTGAAACTCGTAATTATGAGCGCGACCCTTGATGCTGGCAAATTTCAACAATACTTTGATAATGCGCCTTTGATGAATGTTCCTGGCCGAACACATCctgttgaaatattttacaCACCCGAGCCAGAGCGCGATTATCTCGAAGCTGCTATAAGAACAGTTGTACAGATACACATGTGCGAAGAGGGTAGCGGTGATCTTTTGCTGTTTCTTACGGGTCAAGAAGAAATCGAGGAAGCTTGCAAGAGAATCAAACGTGAAATGGACAACTTAGGACCCGATGTCGGAGAGCTCAAATGCATTCCACTCTATTCCACCCTGCCACCGAATTTGCAACAACGAATATTTGAGGCAGCCCCTCCCAATAAACCCAATGGTGCCGTTGGAAGAAAAGTCGTTGTTTCAACCAATATCGCCGAAACTTCGTTGACCATCGATGGTGTAGTTTTTGTCATCGATCCTGGGTTTGCCAAACAAAAGGTAATTCTATCAGAAttgaaagaacttttaaaaaaatgttcaatgccAAAACTGTGTAAGCTTGATGACTCTTTATCGttgttaaaaattcaatgaatcaTTATTGGTGTAGCACTTTATATCCCAAGACGCAAGTCAGTTTTACATAAAATATTATGTAATCTTAAATGCTTACGTGAGAACTAATACATTGCATGCTTTATCTTAATAGTTGAAATGCACTTGGTCAATATATATCGATTCATTACTTCGAGCTTATCTGTTTCAATGAATAATATTCACTTCACATTAATGTGTTTATCTATTCTCTACTATTTTTATGAGAAATTTATATCGACAGGTTTACAATCCAAGGATTCGAGTTGAATCACTCCTAGTATCACCGATTAGCAAAGCTTCGGCTCAACAGAGAGCTGGACGAGCGGGTCGTACGCGACCCGGAAAATGCTTCAGGTTGTATACCGAAAAAGCATTCAAAAACGAGATGCAGGACAATACTTATCCCGAAATTCTACGATCTAATTTGGGAAGTGTTGTTTTACAACTTAAAAAACTTGGCATTGATGATCTGGTGAGTGGAGCCACAAAATACCCAGTGTTTCTCATAAtcgtgaatatttttgaagatttcatttatttttcataatttaaaaTTCTAAGTCTGGTGATCTTGTTTTCTCTTAGTATCACAGCggaaaaaaatccatccatgaacattcaataaatttccataATATTTTATCGCACCTGATCGAATAAATTTAGACgattgatggaaaaataattcgcttcgttttatttctctcaGGTTCACTTTGACTTCATGGATCCACCGGCTCCTGAAACTCTAATGCGAGCTCTGGAACTGTTAAATTATCTTGCTGCTCTTGACGACGATGGAAATTTGACGGATTTGGGAGCTATAATGGCGGAATTTCCACTCGATCCTCAACTTGCGAAAATGCTTATAGCATCTTGTAATCACAATTGTAGCAACGAGATACTCAGTATAACAGCGATGCTGTCAGGTAAAGAGAATTAGGGGTCTCGTTAAGGCGTTATACTTACTGATGCATGTGCATAAGAACTGTCAGATGGGGAAAAAGTCTCGATCAGATTGCGCAAATATTTTCTGAAATCTTGTGTAAATCATGGAATTTTAATCTTCGTTCAGTGGCTTTTCTCAGGGATGTTTTTATCTCTCAGTCAGTAAATTCCTTATtacattctcaaattcttgaaaaattcattaaatttttacgGGCGCTAAAGTTAAAGAATATATTGTTCTGGAGGTATTCAACTGCAGTTAAAtggcaaaaaaatattaacattTGAGTATATCAGGAAGAGCGGGATGAGGTAACGTTGTAGTATATTGACGATTGACATGCTATTAGTCCCACAGTGCTTTGTGAGACCGAACGAGGCCAAGAAAGCAGCCGATGAcgcaaaaatgaaatttgctcATATCGATGGTGACCATTTGACGTTATTGAATGTTTATCACGCTTTCAAACAAAGTAAGTTCAACATTTTGGAGTCCTTGTTTCAACTGTCTTTTTTCCATACAAATTATCattgattttcaattatttcgtgaaataatttAGATCTGGAAGATCCAACATGGTGTTACGACCATTTCGTGAATTATCGATCCTTGAAGAGCGGTGATAATGTCAGAGAACAATTGTGCCGAATCATGGACAGATTCTCGCTCAAGCGTACCTCTACCGATTTCACTTCGAAGGATTATTACATCAATATTAGAAAAGCCCTCGTCAATGGTTTTTTCATGCAGGTAAGTTGGTACAATAGTTTCCTTTGCTCGAAAAATCACAGAAAAATGGCTGATCCATGAAATTCGttatttacatatttttcaacgttttcgtGTTCAGGTTGCACACTTGGAGAGAACCGGTCATTATCAAACGATCAAAGACAATCAAGCTGTACAGTTACATCCAAGCAGCTGTTTGGATCATAAGCCCGAATGGGTTATATACAATGAGTTCGTTTTAACgacgaaaaattatattagGACAGTGACTGACATAAAACGTAAGTTTATTCAAGTTAATAAGTATGCCAGGTCTAATAGAATTAGTACACAAAATGGAACTTGTCACTTGTAGggtaaaattgttttttcacgattctttggtttcattttcttttatgattgaaatattttggcaGATTGATTGGCAACGAATATTCgtcgaaacaaaatttttgatttgttcattttcatttcagcCGATTGGTTACTGACGATTGCACCACAGTACTACGATTTGCGAAATTTCCCGCAGTGCGAGGCGAAAGCACAGCTGGAATTAATACAAACTCGATTAGACTCGAAACAGTATCAAGAGGGATTTTAACCACCAAGTTTGATAGATACGATTGATAATCGTGTTTAAAGCGTTTCGAAAAGATGTTATGGAACgtgttgaaatgatttttcgcaAATTAACACAACAAAGTAACACACATACAGCGATGGACTAATTTGTCGTAACATCTCCTGTGTTTGTTTTCTACCAGAAGTGAGAAATCCACCATTTGAATGAATCAGTGTAAACGACGGCATGTTCGTCGAAGtatgaaattcaaaatataacGGACGGTTGAAGACAAAATGTACAATTTATCAGTAAacataaaaagaagaaaaacaatggaagaacaaaaattcgttgaaatattCGACAAATTTGGAGATGACATCCCGCTAGGCGAAATAGATTAATTTTTGTATCCACTGTTGAAGTAACGTGTCAAAAAGGATAGATGTAAAAACGGAAAATGGAACCCGCattaaatatttcgttttttttgtcgtCAAGAACGACGTATTTTCGTAATTGGCGCTTCTTGAATTTTGCGTAATTTATGAACTAACACGTACAACAAACATTCGAATTCATGGTCACCATTTTATTAACAGGTTTAAGGAATGAAAATATGTAGTTTTCTAGAATCTTGGTGATTTTCGTGCTTTGATGTAAGAAttttggcaaaaaaaaaagatactaTTTTTTATGTACGACGGTATTGATATGAAATTTGGAAttctaagaaaaaaaaaaatttgccttGGGTTTGACAAACAATTATTGAGAATTCACATTGTCACATTCTCAATTATACAGTGATAAACAAGCTTTTTCTTTCACCATAATAAACTTAATGAACTTGTGATCTTTCCCCGGTAGTTACGAGCATGAACTAAAGAGTATTAACCGACGTCAATGAGCATAGTACGAAACGATTATCTGGCAACAAGATTTTTGTGGATAAATGTGGGAAAAGAAATGACAGACTTGGAAGTACTCGAATTTCTTTACAATTTCATTATGTATCAAAAAGTCATATTTAATAGTTGTTTTTGCTTTATATGACGCCTAACTCTTACACAAGGACTTAAGCTGGATAGGGAAAcaatcaaaacaaaaaaaattgctgtTTCATGTCTGACGCACCTCGAAATCAACATACGTACATAATATTACAATGGCTTTgaattgtaaaataaatacCCAAAgaatcacgaaaaatatatatgattTCAATTTTGTATATAGACGTAAactgaaaaagtaaaaacaggaaaaaaacgcAAAGCACCATAACGAAAATGCGAGAGAACAATGATGTTTTTATCAACTGTACACTGTAATTACGTATAATAAAACGATGGACGTGTACGGGGTTTGTAAGCTTTTGGCAGGTCGGATTGGTCGGAAATGCGCTCAAAAGACATTCGTCGATTCGTCGATTACAGTCAATAAAAAACGGTATACTAGCGCCAGTGTGAATTGGTGAGTGAAACTGTAACTGCGCGTTGAGGATTCGGAAATAATTGAGAACCCCTGGAGCAACACGAGGTTTTGTGCGCCTTGCCGCATTTCGTCATTGGTctcaataatttttgtttttttcggtttgtgaATTACTGTTGAAATTAGTAACGTGTAGAAATGGCACCAATCGGCTTACCGGTCGTAGCAAgattcaataaatttgcaaTAGATACGATCTGTCAAATTACACGAAAAAATTCCGCTAGGTGAGTATATAATCTTTCTAAATCATTCTCGAAATACTAATGGCACATAAGAACATGATTTTTCCATGTGACATCATATTCTTAAACCGATAAAAATTCAGTAAGTTCACGATTAGGTAATTAACAAAACATTGTCAAATGTAACgtaaaatattgaatattttattgatcCCATTTTTTCCACATCCTACGGAGGAATCACTTTCTTACACGTACATTTGTTTTGTCTATTCCACTTTAAATGCTTCCTTTAAATGTTTGTTCAAAATATCGTGGGATTTTCAGAACTCTGCAGCCTTTTTGTATGCAGCGCAAGCAGAGGTATGGCACAGTTTCAGAGGAAAAGAAAACCGATCATCCAGAAACACTAGAGTTaacggaaaatgaaaagaaacttAAATCTGAGATAGAACTGTTGAACAAGGATCTTACTGATCTGAAGGAGCGAAATAACGAACTTAACGACAAGTACAAGAGAGCTCtcgctgacagtgaaaatctTAGGGTCAGACTCTGCAAACAAATTGACGACGCAAAGCTCTTTGGTATTCAAGGCTTCTGCAAAGATCTTCTGGATGTTGCTGATATTTTAGGTAAAGCTACTGAAAGCGTTCCTAAGGATCAACTAACAGAGAGAAATCCACATTTAAAAAGTCTCTATGAAGGTCTGCAAATGACAGAAGCACAACTCCACAAGGTATTCTTGAAATACTTCTATCAACATCTTCCAATTTTTCCCATTACAGCAATGATAATGTTCATTATTCTAATTGAATATACAAATGTTCAAAAATATTACATAAACACATTGAATGATTTCTAACAATTCCACATTTACTTGTTTTATGGTTGTCCGAGAAAAGTACAGATTATTTTACTAGTGGGAAATGCTTTGAATTAAGGAATCCTCTAAAAATTGTAATGGAATCATTTTATCCCATGCAAGAGAAActcatttttacgttttttaaatttgattttaaatacgttttttttaattcgaagaTACG
It encodes:
- the Dhx15 gene encoding putative pre-mRNA-splicing factor ATP-dependent RNA helicase PRP1, which encodes MSKRRIEVVDPYVKRRADGQENVPSPVQVGNSTSAQLNPYTGLPYTRRYHDFLKKRITLPVFEYRSDFMRLLAQHQCIVLVGETGSGKTTQIPQWCVEYSISVGKKGVACTQPRRVAAMSVAQRVSEEMDVILGMQVGYSIRFEDCSSVHTVLKYMTDGMLLREGMSDPMLEAYQVILLDEAHERTLATDLLMGVLKEVIKQRSDLKLVIMSATLDAGKFQQYFDNAPLMNVPGRTHPVEIFYTPEPERDYLEAAIRTVVQIHMCEEGSGDLLLFLTGQEEIEEACKRIKREMDNLGPDVGELKCIPLYSTLPPNLQQRIFEAAPPNKPNGAVGRKVVVSTNIAETSLTIDGVVFVIDPGFAKQKVYNPRIRVESLLVSPISKASAQQRAGRAGRTRPGKCFRLYTEKAFKNEMQDNTYPEILRSNLGSVVLQLKKLGIDDLVHFDFMDPPAPETLMRALELLNYLAALDDDGNLTDLGAIMAEFPLDPQLAKMLIASCNHNCSNEILSITAMLSVPQCFVRPNEAKKAADDAKMKFAHIDGDHLTLLNVYHAFKQNLEDPTWCYDHFVNYRSLKSGDNVREQLCRIMDRFSLKRTSTDFTSKDYYINIRKALVNGFFMQVAHLERTGHYQTIKDNQAVQLHPSSCLDHKPEWVIYNEFVLTTKNYIRTVTDIKPDWLLTIAPQYYDLRNFPQCEAKAQLELIQTRLDSKQYQEGF
- the Roe1 gene encoding grpE protein homolog, mitochondrial; the encoded protein is MAPIGLPVVARFNKFAIDTICQITRKNSARTLQPFCMQRKQRYGTVSEEKKTDHPETLELTENEKKLKSEIELLNKDLTDLKERNNELNDKYKRALADSENLRVRLCKQIDDAKLFGIQGFCKDLLDVADILGKATESVPKDQLTERNPHLKSLYEGLQMTEAQLHKVFKKHGLVSFNPLEEKFDPNQHEALFQQEVEGKQPGTVVVVSKVGYKLHERVVRPALVGVTKG